Proteins from a single region of Antechinus flavipes isolate AdamAnt ecotype Samford, QLD, Australia chromosome 2, AdamAnt_v2, whole genome shotgun sequence:
- the RNF122 gene encoding RING finger protein 122 isoform X1, with protein sequence MLNGCACSLGLIYNNRSCTMPPISFQDLPLNIYMVIFGTGIFVFVLSLIFCCYFISKLRHQAQSERYGYKEVVLKGDAKKLHLYGQTCAVCLEDFKGKDELGVLPCQHAFHRKCLVKWLEVRCVCPMCNKPIAGPPEATQSIGTLLDELV encoded by the exons gATGTGCCTGCAGCCTAGGACTGATCTACAACAACAGGTCGTGCACAATGCCCCCCATCAGTTTCCAGGACCTCCCACTCAACATCTACATGGTCATCTTTGGCACAGGCATCTTTGTCTTTGTGCTCAGTCTCATCTTCTGCTGCTACTTTATCag CAAACTCAGGCACCAGGCACAGAGTGAGCGGTATGGATATAAAGAG gtGGTACTGAAAGGTGATGCTAAGAAGTTACATTTATATGGG CAGACTTGTGCTGTCTGCCTAGAAGACTTCAAAGGGAAAGATGAGCTTGGTGTGCTACCTTGTCAACATGCTTTCCACAGGAA GTGTCTGGTGAAGTGGCTGGAAGTCCGATGCGTCTGTCCTATGTGCAATAAACCCATCGCTGGCCCCCCAGAGGCCACTCAGAGCATTGGTACCCTCCTTGATGAACTGGTCTGA
- the RNF122 gene encoding RING finger protein 122 isoform X2, translating into MLNGCACSLGLIYNNRSCTMPPISFQDLPLNIYMVIFGTGIFVFVLSLIFCCYFISKLRHQAQSERYGYKEVVLKGDAKKLHLYGTCAVCLEDFKGKDELGVLPCQHAFHRKCLVKWLEVRCVCPMCNKPIAGPPEATQSIGTLLDELV; encoded by the exons gATGTGCCTGCAGCCTAGGACTGATCTACAACAACAGGTCGTGCACAATGCCCCCCATCAGTTTCCAGGACCTCCCACTCAACATCTACATGGTCATCTTTGGCACAGGCATCTTTGTCTTTGTGCTCAGTCTCATCTTCTGCTGCTACTTTATCag CAAACTCAGGCACCAGGCACAGAGTGAGCGGTATGGATATAAAGAG gtGGTACTGAAAGGTGATGCTAAGAAGTTACATTTATATGGG ACTTGTGCTGTCTGCCTAGAAGACTTCAAAGGGAAAGATGAGCTTGGTGTGCTACCTTGTCAACATGCTTTCCACAGGAA GTGTCTGGTGAAGTGGCTGGAAGTCCGATGCGTCTGTCCTATGTGCAATAAACCCATCGCTGGCCCCCCAGAGGCCACTCAGAGCATTGGTACCCTCCTTGATGAACTGGTCTGA